From Erigeron canadensis isolate Cc75 chromosome 8, C_canadensis_v1, whole genome shotgun sequence, one genomic window encodes:
- the LOC122580165 gene encoding transcription factor bHLH18-like, whose amino-acid sequence MDMSSAWLSQLEMQDQGFLNYQYHEMIKPYHHMVADFGGDSNFSYYHVDNKITSFVDQTFQIPTNIKEMSNNVQRAPIYKTGNSIIKKVTSEDHHENSKPKPNQKKLPATPPNTFTISFGDQKPKEEEIPFTDSFGYPSNTKKGPTVVRNRIQLQDHMLAERKRREKLAKRFISLSTLLPDLKKMDKATVLEDAANYIKELQLRVKELEELTNTKTMNMESNVSTKKTKLGFSYDDGLSSDETNDLESRISCKPEIKVRMSGSNVLIRIYCLKNSLSLIKTLDEVQKLDLSVTSSSTMPFANTTLLITIVAKKKDEFKMTSTKLAKSLQQAVSNLDDHHQQHEVQDFHHSKLFAPNVDSPFSLFPTNSKNHF is encoded by the exons ATGGATATGTCTTCAGCATGGCTATCACAACTT GAAATGCAAGATCAAGGGTTCCTTAATTATCAATATCATGAGATGATCAAGCCTTATCATCACATGGTAGCTGACTTTGGTGGAGATTCAAATTTCTCTTATTATCATGTGGACAACAAAATCACATCATTTGTTGATCAAACTTTTCAAATTCCAACAAATATCAAAGAAATGTCTAATAATGTTCAAAGGGCTCCTATCTACAAAACAGGAAATAGTATTATCAAAAAAGTTACTTCAGAAGATCATCATGAAAACTCAAAGCCGAAACCGAATCAAAAAAAACTTCCTGCAACTCCTCCCAACACTTTCACTATATCTTTTGGAGATCAAAAACCTAAAGAAGAAGAAATCCCGTTCACCGATTCATTTGGGTATCCAAGTAACACGAAAAAAGGTCCAACGGTGGTTAGAAACCGGATCCAACTTCAAGATCATATGTTGGCTGAGAGGAAAAGAAGAGAAAAGTTGGCTAAACGGTTTATTTCTTTGTCTACCCTACTTCCTGACCTAAAGAAG ATGGATAAAGCAACCGTGTTAGAAGATGCAGCAAATTACATAAAAGAACTTCAATTGCGCGTTAAAGAGCTTGAGGAGTTAACAAACACGAAGACAATGAACATGGAATCGAATGTATCTACAAAGAAAACGAAGCTTGGGTTTAGTTATGATGACGGTTTATCCTCTGATGAAACAAATGACTTAGAGAGTCGTATCAGTTGTAAACCGGAGATTAAAGTACGAATGTCAGGAAGTAATGTGCTAATACGAATCTACTGCCTCAAAAACTCATTGTCATTAATAAAAACACTTGATGAGGTGCAGAAGCTAGATCTTTCGGTTACAAGTAGTAGTACCATGCCATTTGCCAATACCACCCTCCTTATCACCATTGTTGCTAAG AAAAAAGATGAGTTCAAGATGACATCAACCAAACTTGCGAAAAGCTTGCAACAAGCTGTGTCGAATTTAGATGATCATCACCAACAACATGAAGTTCAAGATTTTCATCACTCAAAGTTGTTTGCCCCTAATGTCGATTCACCATTTTCGTTATTTCCAACAAACTCAAAAAACCATTTCTGA